One region of Candidatus Rokuibacteriota bacterium genomic DNA includes:
- the mutS gene encoding DNA mismatch repair protein MutS, protein MMRQYRELKRRYPEHLLLFRLGDFYEMFFEDAQLGARLLQITLTSRQDAPMAGIPHHAVDGYIGRLIRGGQRVAVCEQMEAPVKGKKLVRREVVRVITPGTVTDTQYLDGAANNFLLAVHRGPASLGVALADVSTGDFWVGDEQGAGEPLLEAALLRRPAEVLLAHSADPALVGRLTGLGIALTRAEPSWFSRRAAEEHLTAHFRATSLDALGLGSLGAGLQAAGAALAYLRDTQGDRLSHITRIQRFATGDAMILDRTAVATLELFETAQDRAVKGSLFATLDATRTPMGARCLRHWLLRPLLDLERIRERQDAVGALAESPAARAALRTRLAAIGDIERLSSRAALGVAHARDLIALRNFVRELPALREALSALSSALLLRLGEEIAPLPGLVKLLEEALEDDPPPGLREGGLIREAWSAELRELRRTQREAKEWIASLERLERERTGIPTLRVRFNRVFGYAIEVSNAQAAKVPPEYVRRQTLVGAERFVTAELKEHESLALGAEERMARLELELFEEVRSAVAAEAPALLGTARAVGAVDALGALAEVAHQRGYVRPVVDDSLCLEITEGRHPVLDAAGAQPFTPNDACLDPASSQIVILTGPNMSGKSVYMRQTALLTILAQVGAFLPVRSARMGLVDRVLTRVGAQDNLVRGQSTFLVEMIETATILHNATPRSLILLDEVGRGTSTFDGLAIAWAVTEELHERGHGAKVLFATHFHELTALAERLPRVRNFHVAVKEWNDAIIFLHTVRPGGTDRSYGIQVARLAGLPPAVIERAKAILAELESEREGLTAATSPGQEAPVQLALFPPAGEPIVRDLAALDVASLTPLAALNLLADWQHRLKPRQQ, encoded by the coding sequence ATGATGCGGCAGTACCGGGAGCTCAAGCGCCGCTACCCGGAGCATCTCCTCCTGTTCCGCCTCGGGGACTTCTACGAGATGTTCTTCGAGGACGCCCAGCTCGGAGCGCGGCTCCTGCAGATCACCCTCACCTCCCGGCAGGACGCCCCCATGGCCGGCATCCCGCACCACGCGGTGGACGGCTACATCGGCCGGCTGATCCGCGGAGGGCAGCGCGTCGCCGTGTGCGAGCAGATGGAGGCGCCGGTCAAAGGCAAGAAGCTCGTGCGCCGGGAGGTGGTGCGCGTCATCACGCCGGGCACGGTCACGGACACGCAATACCTCGACGGCGCGGCCAACAACTTTCTCCTCGCCGTCCACCGGGGGCCAGCGAGCCTCGGTGTGGCGCTGGCGGATGTCTCCACGGGCGACTTCTGGGTGGGGGACGAGCAGGGGGCGGGAGAGCCCCTCCTCGAGGCGGCGCTCCTCAGACGGCCCGCCGAGGTGCTGCTGGCCCATAGCGCGGATCCTGCCCTGGTCGGGCGGCTCACCGGGCTGGGCATCGCCCTCACCCGGGCGGAGCCCTCCTGGTTCTCCCGGCGCGCGGCAGAGGAGCACCTCACCGCCCACTTCAGGGCGACGAGCCTCGATGCCTTGGGCCTGGGATCGCTGGGTGCGGGGCTGCAGGCTGCGGGAGCGGCGCTTGCCTATCTGCGCGACACCCAGGGGGACCGCCTCTCCCACATCACGCGGATCCAGCGCTTCGCGACCGGCGACGCCATGATCCTCGACCGGACGGCCGTCGCGACGCTCGAGCTGTTCGAGACGGCGCAGGACCGGGCCGTCAAGGGCTCGCTCTTCGCCACGCTGGACGCCACCCGGACGCCCATGGGGGCGCGCTGCCTGCGCCACTGGCTCCTGCGTCCGCTCCTGGATCTGGAGCGCATCCGGGAGCGCCAGGACGCCGTGGGCGCGCTGGCCGAGAGCCCCGCTGCCCGCGCCGCGCTGCGGACACGCCTGGCCGCCATCGGTGACATCGAACGCCTCTCGAGCCGCGCTGCGCTGGGCGTCGCGCATGCCCGCGACCTCATCGCGCTGCGGAACTTCGTCCGCGAGTTGCCGGCGCTCCGGGAGGCGCTGTCCGCGCTGTCCTCCGCGCTCCTCCTTCGCCTCGGCGAGGAGATCGCCCCGCTCCCCGGCCTCGTCAAGCTCCTGGAGGAGGCGCTGGAAGACGACCCGCCGCCGGGCCTCCGCGAGGGCGGGCTGATCCGCGAGGCCTGGAGCGCCGAGCTCCGGGAGCTGCGCCGGACGCAACGGGAGGCGAAGGAGTGGATCGCGTCCCTGGAGCGGCTGGAGCGCGAGCGCACCGGGATCCCCACGCTGCGCGTCCGCTTCAACCGCGTCTTCGGGTACGCGATCGAGGTGAGCAACGCGCAGGCGGCCAAGGTGCCGCCAGAGTACGTGCGGCGGCAGACGCTGGTGGGGGCGGAGCGCTTCGTCACCGCCGAGCTCAAGGAGCACGAGAGCCTCGCGCTGGGCGCGGAGGAGCGCATGGCTCGCCTCGAGCTCGAGCTGTTCGAGGAGGTGCGCTCGGCGGTGGCCGCCGAGGCCCCGGCCCTGCTGGGCACGGCCCGCGCGGTGGGTGCCGTGGATGCGCTCGGGGCGCTGGCAGAGGTCGCGCATCAGCGGGGGTACGTGCGCCCCGTCGTGGACGACAGCCTCTGCCTCGAGATCACGGAGGGGCGCCATCCCGTGCTGGACGCCGCCGGCGCGCAGCCCTTCACCCCGAACGACGCCTGTCTCGATCCGGCCTCGTCCCAGATCGTGATCCTGACCGGCCCGAACATGAGCGGCAAGAGCGTGTACATGCGGCAGACGGCGCTGTTGACCATCCTCGCCCAGGTGGGCGCCTTTCTGCCGGTGCGGTCGGCGCGGATGGGGCTGGTGGACCGCGTGCTGACGCGGGTGGGGGCCCAGGACAACCTCGTCAGGGGCCAGAGCACCTTCCTCGTGGAGATGATCGAGACCGCCACCATCCTGCACAACGCCACACCCCGCAGCCTCATCCTGCTCGACGAGGTCGGGCGGGGCACCTCCACCTTCGACGGGCTCGCCATCGCCTGGGCGGTGACGGAGGAGCTGCACGAGCGCGGGCACGGCGCCAAGGTGCTCTTCGCCACCCACTTCCACGAATTGACGGCGCTGGCGGAGCGTCTGCCCCGCGTGCGGAACTTCCACGTGGCGGTCAAGGAGTGGAACGACGCGATCATCTTCCTCCATACGGTGCGTCCCGGCGGCACCGACCGCTCCTACGGGATCCAGGTGGCGCGTCTGGCGGGGCTTCCCCCGGCGGTGATCGAGCGCGCCAAGGCCATCCTGGCCGAGCTGGAGAGCGAGCGCGAGGGCCTCACGGCCGCCACCTCCCCGGGACAGGAGGCGCCCGTGCAGCTGGCTCTGTTCCCGCCCGCGGGGGAACCGATCGTCCGCGACCTGGCCGCCCTGGACGTGGCCTCGCTCACGCCCCTTGCGGCCCTCAACCTTCTCGCCGACTGGCAGCACCGCCTGAAACCGCGCCAGCAATGA
- a CDS encoding HIT domain-containing protein, which yields MDRLWAPWRMSYVSAGGGPGAVCVFCAALCSRDDRQSLILHRGERAFLILNAYPYASGHLMATLNRHVAGVQEAEPDELAESMRLVQAAVRALQAVYRPDGFNVGVNQGSVAGAGVAGHLHVHVVPRWHGDTSFMTAIGDTRVLPESLHDTYDRLSAALRP from the coding sequence GTGGATCGTCTGTGGGCGCCGTGGCGGATGAGTTACGTTTCGGCGGGTGGGGGGCCCGGTGCGGTCTGCGTCTTCTGCGCTGCGCTGTGCTCCCGCGATGACCGGCAGTCCCTGATCCTCCACCGCGGCGAGCGGGCCTTTCTCATCCTCAACGCCTACCCCTACGCCTCCGGGCACCTCATGGCCACGCTCAACCGCCACGTGGCCGGAGTCCAGGAGGCCGAGCCCGACGAGCTGGCCGAAAGCATGCGGCTGGTCCAGGCAGCCGTGCGGGCGCTCCAGGCCGTCTACCGGCCCGACGGTTTCAACGTGGGCGTGAACCAGGGCAGCGTGGCCGGGGCCGGCGTCGCCGGACACCTGCACGTCCACGTGGTGCCGCGCTGGCACGGTGACACGAGCTTCATGACCGCGATCGGGGACACGAGGGTCCTCCCGGAGTCGCTGCACGACACCTACGATCGCCTGTCGGCGGCGCTGCGTCCGTGA
- a CDS encoding integration host factor subunit beta produces MTKADLIEEVSRVSTLTKKETELIVNTVFDNITEALAKGDKVELRGFGSFRIRHRNSRKGRNPKTGDSVSVPEKRVPFFKVGKRLRELVNT; encoded by the coding sequence ATGACGAAAGCGGATCTGATCGAGGAAGTGTCCCGAGTGTCGACCCTCACGAAGAAGGAGACGGAGTTGATCGTCAACACCGTCTTCGACAACATCACCGAGGCCCTCGCCAAGGGCGACAAGGTGGAGTTGCGCGGGTTCGGCAGCTTCCGGATCCGCCACCGGAACTCCCGCAAGGGACGCAACCCGAAGACGGGGGACAGCGTGAGCGTCCCGGAGAAGCGCGTCCCGTTCTTCAAGGTCGGCAAGCGGCTTCGCGAGCTCGTAAACACCTGA
- the sppA gene encoding signal peptide peptidase SppA, translated as MTSRVRSLLLGLGLTALILAVFLVTVWALMAVLEDGALPGGPRVAIVEVEGIIVDGDATVRELREHMDNPAVRAVVLRVNSPGGVVGPTQEIFSAVQQVRKAGKPVVASLAAVAASGGYYIATAADRIYANPGTLTGSIGVIMQMANLEGLLKKVGVEYVVVKAGAYKDVGSIARSMSPEERRILQALLDDVYGQFVGAVAEGRGLDRRTVLGFADGRIYSGQQARELKMVDELGGLHEAIAGAARLAGLPARPKLLLPRRRFSLVDLLRNQLGLGAPGGLLPALPALRTPLYLMG; from the coding sequence ATGACCTCTCGCGTCCGCAGCCTGCTGCTCGGGCTCGGGCTGACGGCTCTCATCCTCGCCGTGTTCCTGGTGACGGTCTGGGCCCTGATGGCGGTGCTGGAGGACGGCGCGCTGCCTGGCGGCCCTCGAGTGGCGATCGTGGAGGTGGAAGGGATCATCGTGGACGGCGACGCCACGGTGCGGGAACTGCGCGAGCACATGGACAATCCGGCGGTGCGCGCGGTCGTCCTCCGGGTGAACAGCCCGGGCGGCGTGGTGGGGCCGACGCAGGAGATCTTCTCGGCGGTGCAGCAGGTGCGGAAGGCTGGAAAGCCCGTGGTGGCCTCGCTGGCCGCGGTGGCGGCGTCGGGCGGCTACTACATCGCCACCGCGGCGGACCGCATCTACGCCAACCCGGGGACCCTCACGGGCTCCATCGGCGTGATCATGCAGATGGCCAATCTCGAGGGGCTGCTCAAGAAGGTGGGCGTCGAGTATGTCGTGGTGAAGGCCGGGGCCTACAAGGACGTGGGGAGCATTGCGCGGAGCATGTCGCCGGAGGAGCGACGCATCCTCCAGGCGCTGCTGGATGACGTGTACGGGCAGTTCGTGGGGGCGGTGGCCGAGGGGCGCGGCCTGGACCGCCGGACCGTCCTGGGCTTCGCCGACGGCAGGATCTACTCCGGGCAGCAGGCCAGGGAGCTCAAGATGGTGGACGAGCTCGGTGGGCTCCACGAGGCGATCGCGGGGGCCGCGCGACTGGCGGGGCTGCCCGCCCGCCCCAAGCTCCTGCTCCCTCGGCGGCGCTTCTCCCTGGTGGACCTCCTGCGCAACCAGCTCGGGCTGGGAGCCCCAGGCGGGCTGCTGCCGGCCCTGCCGGCGCTCCGCACCCCGCTCTACCTGATGGGCTAG
- a CDS encoding 30S ribosomal protein S1 has product METDDRKAQGPTASQKEVGETREETMEEWFARGVSDIEEGEVVRGRVVEVRDSEVLVDIGYKSEGTIPIEEFRHAGAPKVGDEIEVYLEAKEDNEGLIVLSKDKADKIKVWDAISRSYESGTPVEGRVVEVVKGGLAVDVGVRAFLPGSQVDLRPVKNLNSLVGQTIRAKVIKLNRRRGNVVLSRRTVLEEEREEKKKHTLAVLSEGMVLTGAVKNITDYGAFIDLGGIDGLLHVTDMSWGRIGHPSEIFQVGDQVEVVVLHFDRETGRVSLGYKQKSSDPWATVDQRYPVGGKVQGRVVSLTNYGAFIELEPGVEGLVHVSEMSWTRRVRHPSKLVNVGDTVEVQVLDVNKATKRISLGMKQVESDPWTTIDERYTPGQRLQGRVRNLTDFGAFVELEPGVDGLLHISDMSWTRNIGHPSELLKKGQAIDTQILNVDRENKRISLGLKQIQPDPWESVAQRYPMGSRVTGKVVRLTDFGAFVELEPGVDGLLHISQMSSRPIGSPSEIVNVGDELTLLVIRVDPNERRIGLSLKELAAAVMEEPQQQESRGRGKGRKRRTDDDFDDED; this is encoded by the coding sequence ATGGAGACGGACGACCGGAAGGCGCAGGGCCCCACGGCCAGTCAGAAGGAGGTGGGAGAGACCCGGGAAGAGACCATGGAGGAGTGGTTCGCCAGGGGGGTGAGCGACATCGAGGAGGGCGAGGTGGTCCGCGGGCGGGTCGTGGAGGTGCGCGACAGTGAGGTGCTCGTGGACATCGGCTACAAGAGCGAGGGGACCATCCCGATCGAGGAATTCCGCCACGCCGGCGCGCCCAAGGTGGGGGACGAGATCGAGGTCTACCTGGAGGCCAAGGAGGACAACGAGGGGCTGATCGTCCTGTCCAAGGACAAGGCGGACAAGATCAAGGTCTGGGATGCCATCTCGCGCTCCTACGAGAGCGGTACCCCCGTCGAGGGGCGCGTGGTCGAGGTGGTCAAGGGGGGGCTGGCCGTCGACGTCGGTGTCCGGGCCTTCCTGCCAGGCTCCCAGGTGGATCTCCGGCCCGTGAAGAACCTGAACTCCCTGGTGGGGCAGACCATCCGCGCCAAGGTCATCAAGCTGAATCGTCGGCGCGGCAACGTGGTGCTCTCGCGCCGGACCGTGCTGGAGGAGGAGCGGGAGGAGAAGAAGAAGCACACGCTCGCAGTCCTGAGCGAGGGCATGGTGCTGACCGGGGCGGTGAAGAACATCACCGACTACGGCGCCTTCATCGATCTCGGCGGCATCGACGGGCTGCTCCACGTCACCGACATGTCGTGGGGGCGGATCGGGCACCCCTCGGAGATCTTCCAGGTCGGCGACCAGGTCGAGGTGGTGGTCCTGCACTTCGACCGGGAGACGGGGCGGGTGTCCCTGGGCTACAAGCAGAAGTCCTCGGATCCCTGGGCCACGGTGGACCAGCGCTACCCGGTGGGCGGCAAGGTCCAGGGCCGCGTCGTGAGCCTCACCAACTACGGCGCCTTCATCGAGCTGGAGCCCGGCGTCGAGGGGCTCGTGCACGTCTCCGAGATGTCCTGGACGCGGCGGGTGCGCCACCCCTCGAAGCTGGTCAACGTGGGGGACACCGTCGAGGTGCAGGTCCTCGATGTCAACAAGGCGACGAAGCGAATCTCGCTCGGGATGAAGCAGGTGGAGAGCGACCCCTGGACCACCATCGACGAGCGCTACACGCCCGGGCAGCGCCTGCAGGGCCGGGTGCGCAACCTCACCGATTTCGGCGCCTTCGTGGAGCTGGAGCCCGGGGTGGACGGCCTCCTGCACATCTCCGACATGTCCTGGACGCGGAATATCGGCCACCCCTCCGAGCTGCTCAAGAAGGGCCAGGCGATCGACACGCAGATCCTCAACGTCGACCGGGAGAACAAGCGCATCTCCCTCGGACTCAAGCAGATCCAGCCCGATCCCTGGGAGAGCGTTGCCCAGCGCTACCCCATGGGTTCGCGGGTGACCGGCAAGGTCGTGCGGCTCACCGATTTCGGCGCCTTCGTGGAGCTGGAACCCGGGGTGGACGGCCTCCTGCACATCTCCCAGATGTCCAGCCGGCCCATCGGCTCGCCTTCGGAGATCGTCAACGTGGGGGACGAGCTGACGCTCCTCGTGATCCGCGTGGATCCCAACGAGCGTCGGATCGGGCTGTCGCTGAAGGAGCTGGCGGCCGCCGTGATGGAGGAGCCGCAGCAGCAAGAGTCGCGGGGTCGGGGGAAGGGACGCAAGCGCCGGACGGACGACGACTTCGACGACGAGGACTAG
- a CDS encoding 1-acyl-sn-glycerol-3-phosphate acyltransferase, producing MLYNLLKPIAVALMRLLFRLEIRGADRVPMAGPVLIVANHVSLLDPPVVGGACRRQLCFMAKAELFDIPLLGRLLRAVNARPVRREGGDARALKAALRVLEEGKALLVFPEGTRGEEGRLSEGKPGVGMLAVVSGAPVVPAYVSGSGRALPRGRLIPRPVKVRVTFGSPLSVKAEAAGGRKERYREATEEMMRAIAQLGEATG from the coding sequence GTGCTGTACAACCTCCTGAAGCCGATCGCCGTGGCGCTGATGCGCCTGCTCTTCAGGCTGGAGATCAGGGGCGCGGACCGGGTGCCGATGGCTGGACCCGTGCTCATCGTGGCCAATCACGTGAGCCTCCTCGACCCGCCGGTGGTGGGCGGGGCCTGCCGCAGGCAGCTCTGCTTCATGGCCAAGGCCGAGCTGTTCGACATCCCGCTCCTGGGCCGGCTGCTGCGGGCGGTCAACGCCCGGCCGGTACGCCGCGAAGGGGGCGACGCCAGGGCGCTCAAGGCGGCGCTGCGAGTCCTGGAAGAGGGCAAGGCGCTGCTGGTCTTCCCCGAGGGCACGCGCGGGGAAGAGGGGAGGCTGAGCGAGGGCAAGCCCGGGGTCGGCATGCTTGCGGTCGTGAGCGGCGCGCCGGTGGTACCGGCCTACGTGTCGGGCTCGGGGCGCGCGCTGCCCCGCGGGCGGCTGATCCCGCGGCCCGTCAAGGTCCGGGTGACCTTCGGGTCGCCGCTCTCCGTCAAGGCGGAGGCGGCAGGAGGGCGGAAGGAGCGGTACCGGGAGGCGACCGAGGAGATGATGCGCGCCATCGCGCAGCTCGGCGAGGCCACCGGGTAG
- a CDS encoding (d)CMP kinase: protein MKGRRRKAPVVTIDGPAGAGKSSAARELARRLGFRLLDTGAMYRGLAWAVQQAGIAPEDGASLRGLLDRTTVELAGDRVLVNGRDVTAEIRTPAIGELTSVLTALAPVRDKLTPLQRALAAAGGVVLEGRDTGSVVCPDADVKFYLDADIETRARRRQEELTAGGVVMDLASVREEVLRRDRQDMARALAPLVRPPGAVLVDSTALAPEAVLRRLLEEVERVRCCTTS, encoded by the coding sequence GTGAAGGGCCGCCGCCGGAAGGCACCCGTCGTGACGATCGACGGGCCGGCGGGGGCGGGCAAGTCCAGCGCGGCTCGCGAGCTGGCGAGGCGGCTGGGGTTCAGACTGCTGGACACGGGCGCCATGTACCGGGGGCTGGCATGGGCAGTCCAGCAGGCGGGGATCGCTCCCGAGGACGGCGCCTCACTCCGGGGTCTTCTGGACCGGACCACGGTGGAGCTGGCGGGGGACAGGGTGCTGGTGAACGGGCGGGACGTCACCGCAGAGATCAGGACGCCGGCCATCGGGGAGCTGACCTCCGTCCTGACGGCCCTGGCCCCGGTGCGCGACAAGCTCACGCCGCTGCAGCGCGCCCTGGCCGCCGCGGGCGGCGTGGTGCTGGAAGGGCGGGACACGGGCAGCGTCGTCTGCCCCGACGCCGACGTGAAGTTCTACCTCGACGCCGACATCGAGACGCGAGCGCGGCGGCGCCAGGAAGAGCTGACGGCGGGCGGCGTCGTCATGGACCTGGCCTCGGTGCGGGAAGAGGTGCTGAGGCGCGACCGGCAGGACATGGCACGGGCGCTGGCCCCCCTGGTCAGGCCGCCAGGAGCCGTGCTGGTGGACTCCACGGCGCTGGCGCCAGAGGCGGTGCTGAGGAGGCTCCTGGAGGAGGTCGAGCGGGTGCGGTGCTGTACAACCTCCTGA
- the aroA gene encoding 3-phosphoshikimate 1-carboxyvinyltransferase encodes MRIHVRPVTRLRGGVAVPGDKSISHRAALFGALATGRTEITGFLEGEDCLATLRAVRALGATVTRKGPGHYLVDAEGPEALTEPEDVIDCGNSGTTARLLMGVLAGQPFWTVLTGDASLRGRPMERVAVPLRQMGATVVGRQGGSRLPLAVSGARPLRGLRFASPVASAQVKTALLLAGLWADGPVTVEEPAPSRDHTERMLSAFGARLSAEEGAVTLRPGGALTGQPVAVPGDISAAAFFLVAGTLVPDAVLSVKGVGVNPTRTGLLDVLAQMGAHISRQESGAGAGTISAEPAADLGVTSARLSGTSVGGSLVPRLIDEIPALAVAACLAEGVTEIRDAAELRVKESDRIGAIASELGRMGAAITEHHDGLRIQGGRPLRGAAVSSGGDHRMAMALVIAGMLAEGETVVEDTGCIATSFPGFVDAVNALAGGTCARASA; translated from the coding sequence GTGAGGATCCACGTCAGGCCGGTCACACGGCTGCGCGGGGGGGTGGCGGTCCCCGGCGACAAGTCCATCTCCCACCGGGCGGCCCTCTTCGGCGCGCTGGCGACGGGCAGGACGGAGATCACGGGTTTTCTCGAGGGCGAGGACTGCCTCGCCACGCTCAGGGCCGTGCGCGCCCTCGGGGCGACGGTGACGCGGAAAGGGCCGGGGCACTATCTGGTTGACGCCGAGGGCCCAGAGGCCCTGACCGAGCCCGAGGACGTCATCGACTGCGGCAACTCGGGCACGACTGCGCGGCTGCTCATGGGCGTCCTCGCCGGTCAGCCCTTCTGGACCGTGCTCACGGGGGATGCCTCTCTCCGCGGGCGGCCGATGGAGCGCGTGGCCGTCCCGCTCAGGCAGATGGGGGCCACCGTGGTGGGCCGGCAGGGGGGCAGCCGCCTGCCGCTGGCCGTCAGTGGCGCCCGGCCGCTCCGCGGGCTCCGCTTCGCCTCGCCGGTGGCCTCGGCCCAGGTCAAGACCGCGCTCCTCCTGGCGGGGCTCTGGGCCGACGGGCCGGTGACGGTGGAGGAGCCCGCGCCGTCTCGCGACCACACCGAACGTATGCTGAGCGCCTTCGGAGCCCGCCTGTCGGCCGAGGAGGGGGCGGTCACGCTGCGCCCCGGGGGTGCCCTCACCGGGCAGCCGGTCGCCGTGCCCGGCGACATCTCCGCCGCGGCCTTCTTTCTCGTGGCGGGAACGCTCGTCCCCGACGCGGTGCTGAGCGTGAAGGGCGTGGGGGTGAATCCGACGCGGACGGGGCTGCTGGACGTGCTCGCCCAGATGGGGGCGCATATCTCCAGGCAGGAGAGCGGGGCAGGGGCCGGCACCATCAGCGCCGAGCCGGCGGCAGACCTCGGCGTGACCTCGGCGCGGCTAAGCGGCACGAGCGTCGGGGGCTCTCTCGTCCCGCGGCTCATCGACGAGATCCCGGCCCTGGCTGTGGCCGCCTGCCTCGCGGAGGGTGTCACGGAGATCCGCGACGCGGCCGAGCTTCGCGTGAAGGAGTCCGATCGCATCGGCGCCATCGCCTCCGAGCTCGGGCGGATGGGTGCCGCGATCACCGAGCACCATGACGGGCTGCGGATCCAGGGGGGCAGGCCGCTGCGCGGCGCCGCCGTCTCGAGCGGTGGAGATCACCGGATGGCCATGGCGCTGGTGATAGCAGGAATGCTTGCAGAAGGGGAGACGGTGGTGGAGGATACGGGCTGCATCGCCACCTCCTTCCCGGGGTTCGTCGACGCCGTGAACGCCTTGGCGGGCGGTACCTGTGCGCGGGCGTCGGCGTGA
- a CDS encoding prephenate dehydrogenase/arogenate dehydrogenase family protein gives MIRRLSVVGLGLLGGSVAKAAREASLAREIVAIGRRRESLEPALRDGVVDRITTDVTAGVQGSDFCLLATPVATLESLLPAVWQAAPRDAVITDVGSTKGRIVQTAERLAGSRPLRFVGGHPMAGSELSGYAIARADLFRGALVILTPAGTSDGDAMARVRGFWEALGGRVITLDAATHDRAVAAVSHLPHLVAGALVDAALRMDPAFLDVAARGFKDTTRIAASSPAVWREIFLENRAALTEAVAAFRKSLDHLEGLIAAGEGAAVERELDRIRQARERLA, from the coding sequence GTGATCCGCCGGCTCTCCGTCGTCGGCCTCGGGCTCCTCGGGGGCTCCGTCGCGAAGGCGGCGCGCGAGGCTTCCCTCGCGCGCGAGATCGTGGCAATTGGGCGGCGCCGCGAGAGCCTGGAGCCGGCGCTCCGGGACGGGGTGGTGGACCGGATCACGACGGACGTGACCGCGGGGGTCCAGGGCTCCGACTTCTGCCTCCTGGCCACGCCGGTGGCGACCCTCGAATCCCTCTTGCCGGCCGTGTGGCAGGCAGCGCCCCGTGACGCCGTGATCACGGACGTGGGAAGCACCAAGGGGCGCATCGTCCAGACGGCCGAGCGGCTGGCCGGTTCCCGCCCGCTGCGCTTCGTCGGCGGCCATCCCATGGCCGGCTCGGAGCTGTCCGGCTACGCCATCGCTCGCGCCGACCTGTTTCGCGGTGCGCTGGTCATCCTGACACCGGCGGGAACGAGCGACGGCGACGCGATGGCCAGGGTGCGCGGTTTCTGGGAGGCGCTCGGTGGACGCGTCATCACGCTGGATGCGGCCACCCACGACCGGGCGGTGGCGGCCGTGAGCCACCTGCCGCACCTCGTGGCCGGCGCGCTGGTGGACGCGGCGCTTCGCATGGATCCGGCCTTCCTGGACGTGGCGGCGCGCGGCTTCAAGGACACGACCAGGATCGCGGCCTCGAGCCCCGCCGTGTGGCGGGAGATCTTCCTGGAGAACCGCGCAGCGCTGACAGAGGCGGTTGCGGCGTTCAGGAAGTCGCTCGACCACCTCGAGGGGTTGATCGCCGCCGGCGAGGGCGCCGCCGTGGAGCGGGAGCTCGACCGCATCCGGCAGGCACGGGAGCGGCTCGCGTGA
- a CDS encoding histidinol-phosphate transaminase produces the protein MPASWESLANDHILGIAPYEPGKPIEELERELAIKDAIKLASNENPLPPSERVQKAVAAALGQLNRYPDGGGFYLREALARRHGVKPDDIVLGNGSNELIELLVRAFVRPGEEVVIPHPSFVVYPMIVQAVGGIRVVVTLKEHRLDLEAMGRAITPMTKMVFIANPNNPTATIVTAAEVEEFMARVPDRVIVVFDEAYIEFAQGPDFPDTLAYLREGRKVVILRTFSKAASLAGLRVGYAVAAPDCVALLNRIRAPFNVNSLAQVAALAALEDDAHILECLRMNEAGRAFLYDEFASLGLRYTPSRANFILVDVGRNAMDVYGRLLREGVIVRPMTSFGMENALRVTVGTPEENRRLMKALRKVLPEVAGA, from the coding sequence ATGCCCGCCTCCTGGGAATCGCTGGCCAACGACCACATCCTCGGCATCGCCCCGTATGAGCCGGGGAAGCCCATCGAGGAGCTGGAGCGCGAGTTGGCCATCAAGGACGCCATCAAGCTCGCCTCCAACGAGAACCCCCTGCCGCCATCGGAACGCGTCCAGAAGGCCGTCGCGGCCGCGCTGGGCCAGCTGAACCGCTATCCCGACGGCGGGGGATTCTACCTCCGGGAGGCGCTGGCCCGGCGGCACGGGGTCAAGCCCGACGACATCGTGCTCGGCAACGGCTCCAACGAGCTCATCGAGCTGCTCGTCCGGGCATTCGTGCGGCCTGGCGAGGAGGTCGTGATCCCGCACCCCTCGTTCGTCGTCTACCCGATGATCGTCCAGGCCGTGGGCGGCATCCGCGTCGTGGTGACCCTCAAGGAGCACCGGCTCGACCTGGAGGCCATGGGCCGCGCGATCACGCCCATGACGAAGATGGTCTTCATCGCGAACCCCAACAACCCCACCGCCACCATCGTCACGGCCGCGGAGGTGGAGGAGTTCATGGCCCGCGTTCCGGACCGGGTCATCGTGGTGTTCGACGAGGCCTACATCGAGTTCGCCCAGGGGCCCGACTTCCCCGATACTCTCGCCTACCTCCGCGAGGGACGGAAGGTCGTGATCCTTCGCACCTTCTCCAAGGCGGCGAGCCTGGCCGGACTCCGGGTGGGGTATGCCGTGGCCGCGCCCGACTGCGTGGCGCTCCTCAACCGGATCCGCGCCCCGTTCAACGTGAACTCGCTGGCCCAGGTCGCGGCGCTGGCGGCGCTCGAGGACGACGCACACATCCTCGAGTGCCTGCGCATGAACGAGGCGGGGCGCGCCTTCCTCTATGACGAGTTCGCCTCGCTGGGCCTCAGGTACACGCCCTCGCGCGCCAACTTCATCCTGGTGGATGTGGGCCGGAACGCGATGGACGTCTACGGCCGGCTGCTCCGCGAGGGCGTCATCGTCCGCCCCATGACGAGCTTCGGAATGGAGAACGCGCTGCGCGTCACCGTGGGCACGCCGGAGGAGAACCGGCGGCTCATGAAGGCGCTGCGAAAGGTGCTCCCGGAGGTCGCGGGCGCGTGA